One Acutalibacter muris DNA window includes the following coding sequences:
- a CDS encoding sigma-70 family RNA polymerase sigma factor → MRIANEILMFFRSGKKTAQDVSINEPIDSDKDGNALTLMDTMAVDDTVIDDLDVRMKSEKLYDYLPTLEPRERSVICMRYGLGGRKPLPQREVAGKLGISRSYVSRIEKRALQKLRARFEAGEGEG, encoded by the coding sequence GTGAGGATAGCAAATGAAATCCTCATGTTCTTCCGTTCCGGCAAAAAAACCGCCCAGGACGTGTCTATCAACGAGCCCATTGACTCAGATAAGGACGGCAACGCCCTGACCCTTATGGATACGATGGCCGTGGATGATACCGTTATCGACGACCTTGATGTTCGCATGAAAAGCGAGAAGCTTTATGACTATCTCCCCACCCTGGAGCCACGAGAGCGCAGCGTTATCTGTATGCGCTACGGCCTTGGCGGCCGCAAGCCTCTGCCCCAGCGGGAGGTGGCGGGAAAGCTGGGCATCTCCCGGTCCTATGTATCCAGGATAGAGAAACGCGCCCTCCAGAAGCTGAGGGCACGTTTTGAAGCCGGAGAGGGGGAGGGCTAA
- a CDS encoding adenine-specific methyltransferase EcoRI family protein, with protein MPYSLFYHFLLLFSRSFFRNNKRYSPKEYPCYDNYEIINVDKTADIPCDYSGIMGVPITILDKWCSDQFELLGIANSARWLGYECYTIINGKKIYNRVLIRNKNPKRLGEE; from the coding sequence ATTCCATACTCTCTATTTTACCACTTTCTACTGCTTTTTTCTAGGTCGTTTTTCAGGAATAATAAAAGATATTCTCCTAAAGAATATCCATGTTACGACAACTATGAGATTATCAATGTAGATAAGACGGCTGACATTCCCTGTGATTACTCAGGCATCATGGGCGTTCCTATTACCATCCTAGATAAATGGTGTTCCGACCAATTTGAATTATTGGGTATAGCAAATTCCGCTCGTTGGCTTGGCTATGAGTGCTATACAATCATCAATGGAAAAAAGATATACAATCGAGTCCTCATACGCAACAAAAATCCCAAAAGGCTAGGTGAAGAATAG
- a CDS encoding acyltransferase family protein, whose translation MKMDAQLRQRNHTIDLLRLAAAFSIICLHNFSGSGVAGAEETVALCRFAVPLFFMFSGYFAAGFDNKRKLRQFLRILIWAVLGNLMYLARELLPQQNAYAARMRLSQIFPPGSWRNLLLFNESPISAHLWFLGAFAYVLLLDLLLGWLFDKLPRWTRWCITLALMLGGLTTYQLLTRDPGVDFQLYHYRNFLLFGLPFFLSGKLIRTGSFARIKKISWWGCLPLVFLAERLAVLEYGSLGPWELYMGSILTAFLLIHLALNHPLYNAPKPVRVLSWLGRETTLAVYLLHIFFLDFLRGLYWQHMQWQYEFGIYHLVPLGVFALSLAVGAVLALGRAGVRKLLSKRAHA comes from the coding sequence ATGAAAATGGATGCCCAGCTCAGGCAGCGCAACCATACCATAGACCTCCTGCGTCTTGCCGCGGCCTTCTCAATAATCTGCCTGCACAATTTCAGCGGCTCCGGGGTGGCAGGGGCCGAGGAGACCGTGGCCCTCTGCCGCTTTGCCGTGCCCTTATTCTTCATGTTCTCCGGCTACTTCGCGGCGGGCTTTGACAATAAGCGTAAGCTCCGGCAGTTTCTACGTATCCTCATATGGGCGGTGCTGGGAAACCTTATGTACCTTGCAAGGGAGCTCCTGCCCCAGCAGAACGCCTACGCCGCCCGAATGCGGCTTTCCCAGATATTCCCCCCAGGGTCCTGGAGGAACCTTCTACTCTTTAACGAGTCCCCCATCAGCGCCCATCTTTGGTTTCTTGGGGCCTTCGCCTATGTGCTGCTGCTGGACCTTTTGCTGGGGTGGCTTTTCGATAAGCTCCCCCGGTGGACCAGGTGGTGTATTACGCTGGCCCTTATGCTGGGCGGGCTTACAACATACCAGCTCCTGACCCGGGACCCCGGCGTTGACTTCCAGCTCTACCACTACCGCAATTTCCTGCTTTTCGGCCTGCCCTTCTTCCTTTCGGGCAAGCTGATACGCACCGGCTCTTTCGCCAGGATAAAGAAGATATCCTGGTGGGGCTGTTTGCCGCTGGTCTTTCTGGCGGAAAGGCTGGCGGTTCTGGAATACGGCTCCCTGGGCCCGTGGGAACTGTACATGGGCTCTATACTGACCGCCTTCCTCCTAATACACCTAGCCTTGAACCACCCGCTCTATAATGCCCCGAAGCCGGTTCGGGTTCTGTCCTGGCTGGGCCGGGAGACCACCCTGGCGGTGTATCTCCTGCACATCTTCTTTTTGGACTTCCTCCGGGGGCTGTATTGGCAGCATATGCAGTGGCAGTATGAGTTCGGCATATACCACCTGGTACCCCTGGGAGTCTTCGCCCTGTCCCTGGCCGTGGGCGCGGTCCTGGCCCTGGGCCGGGCGGGGGTCAGAAAGCTCCTGTCAAAGAGAGCCCATGCTTGA
- a CDS encoding adenine-specific methyltransferase EcoRI family protein, which translates to MPGNSNLHMSRAGKTDEFYTQLSTIEDELRHYRKYFRDKIIFCNADDPAIGEDGQDHFGDGLGGYTSNFFRYFQLNFTQLGIKKLITTHYEAEKPSYKFEIVSSDNDDQIGMPDYVKTPLEGNGDFRSPECLALLKECDIVVTNPPFSLMKEYIPLVADSGKKFIILGNTNHVTMKEVFRYFKSNEMWLGNRAGHFWFRVPDYYEEKNTDFRKDDDGTKWRRMGNCCWFTNLDISVRHQPLDLYITPEQEYRKSDYVERKRRPYQENVVMFA; encoded by the coding sequence ATGCCCGGAAACAGCAATCTGCATATGTCCCGAGCGGGAAAGACGGATGAGTTCTACACACAGCTCTCCACCATTGAAGATGAGCTGCGCCACTACCGTAAGTATTTCCGGGATAAAATTATCTTCTGCAATGCAGATGATCCGGCCATTGGGGAGGATGGGCAGGATCATTTTGGCGATGGCCTGGGAGGTTACACCAGCAATTTTTTCCGCTACTTCCAGCTTAATTTTACGCAGCTTGGTATCAAGAAGCTGATCACCACCCACTATGAGGCAGAGAAACCCAGCTACAAATTTGAGATTGTCAGCAGCGATAATGATGATCAAATTGGTATGCCCGACTATGTAAAAACCCCACTAGAGGGTAACGGGGACTTCCGCTCGCCGGAATGTTTAGCCCTGCTTAAAGAGTGCGACATTGTGGTGACGAATCCGCCTTTCTCTCTGATGAAAGAGTATATTCCTTTAGTGGCAGATAGTGGGAAAAAGTTTATTATCTTAGGCAACACAAATCATGTTACAATGAAAGAAGTTTTTCGCTATTTCAAATCTAACGAAATGTGGTTAGGAAATCGAGCAGGTCATTTTTGGTTTCGAGTTCCTGATTATTATGAAGAGAAGAACACCGATTTTCGTAAAGATGATGACGGCACGAAATGGCGAAGAATGGGGAATTGCTGTTGGTTTACTAATCTTGATATATCAGTACGCCATCAGCCTCTGGATTTATATATTACCCCCGAACAAGAATATAGGAAATCTGATTATGTTGAAAGAAAGCGGAGACCTTATCAGGAGAATGTTGTAATGTTCGCATGA
- a CDS encoding DNA primase family protein — MTNFSNCLVKFAPEANSRYTTTDIGNSNLFADYYRDVARYVPERKMWYIFTGKMWEPDIGNLQAMELCKRLADELVIYALSLPDGRDRNEYRKAVERWQIRHYREIILKDAMSIYPVKLSDFDNKPYLLNCINGTLDLQTRAFHEHNPADMLATISGVKYDPEARSALWERTIQDVMQGDIDLATYLQKALGYGLTGDTSEECFFLLYGPTTRNGKGTVMETYMKMLGGYGKTARPETIALRQNYNASGPSEDIAKLARARAVNISEPDKQMVLSSALVKTLTGNDTMSARFLNENSFEFKPQFKLFINTNHLPKANDVTIFSSGRVKVLPFNRHFEPEEQDKTLKRQLEKELSGVLNWCLDGLWLMQETGFEPPESVLNATAQYQHDSDKLTRFVEEMLTPAPDGEVRTEDVYREYRDWCTQNGQYADAYPTFKQGMEGYAQIRKKRPKGAGKSVNPTAMFCGVQLKVGTAFQPQT, encoded by the coding sequence ATGACAAATTTCTCTAACTGTCTGGTTAAATTTGCTCCTGAAGCTAACTCCCGATACACAACGACCGACATTGGCAACAGCAATCTGTTCGCCGATTATTACCGCGACGTCGCCCGCTACGTCCCCGAGCGGAAGATGTGGTACATCTTCACTGGTAAAATGTGGGAGCCGGACATTGGCAATCTCCAGGCCATGGAGTTATGCAAAAGGTTGGCTGACGAGCTGGTAATTTACGCATTGTCCCTCCCCGATGGACGTGACCGTAACGAGTACCGCAAAGCCGTGGAGCGTTGGCAAATCCGCCACTACAGGGAGATAATCCTAAAAGATGCGATGAGTATTTACCCAGTAAAGCTCAGTGATTTTGACAACAAACCCTACCTGTTAAACTGCATAAATGGTACGCTGGATTTGCAAACGAGAGCGTTCCATGAGCACAACCCAGCCGATATGCTGGCAACCATTTCGGGGGTAAAGTATGACCCGGAGGCCCGTTCGGCACTGTGGGAGCGCACTATCCAGGACGTTATGCAAGGTGATATCGACCTTGCTACCTACCTGCAAAAGGCCCTGGGCTACGGCCTGACTGGGGACACCAGCGAGGAGTGTTTCTTTCTGCTCTACGGCCCCACCACCCGCAACGGCAAGGGCACCGTGATGGAAACCTATATGAAAATGCTGGGCGGTTATGGCAAAACAGCGCGGCCAGAAACCATAGCCCTGCGCCAAAACTACAACGCCAGCGGCCCCTCTGAGGACATAGCGAAGCTGGCCAGAGCGCGGGCCGTGAACATCTCCGAGCCGGACAAACAGATGGTTTTGAGCTCCGCTTTGGTGAAAACTTTGACCGGAAACGACACCATGAGCGCCCGCTTCCTTAACGAAAACAGCTTTGAGTTCAAGCCGCAATTCAAACTCTTCATCAACACAAATCACTTGCCAAAGGCCAACGACGTGACGATTTTCAGCTCTGGGAGAGTGAAAGTGTTGCCATTTAACCGCCACTTTGAACCGGAAGAGCAGGATAAAACTCTCAAAAGACAGCTGGAAAAGGAACTGTCGGGCGTGCTGAACTGGTGCTTAGATGGGCTGTGGCTCATGCAGGAAACAGGGTTTGAGCCGCCGGAATCGGTGCTGAATGCCACTGCTCAGTACCAGCATGACAGCGACAAGCTGACTCGCTTTGTGGAGGAAATGCTCACGCCAGCCCCCGATGGTGAAGTCAGAACCGAAGATGTTTACCGCGAATACCGGGACTGGTGTACGCAAAACGGGCAGTATGCAGACGCTTATCCCACATTCAAACAGGGTATGGAAGGGTACGCGCAAATAAGGAAAAAGCGTCCAAAGGGAGCCGGAAAATCTGTTAATCCAACGGCCATGTTCTGTGGTGTACAGCTTAAAGTGGGCACCGCTTTCCAACCGCAAACCTGA
- a CDS encoding IS630 family transposase, translating into MIYWGDETGIDNCSNCERGFAPKGQPPVLSVETKRERLNMLSALSRQGDVRFMMYEDSMNQQRLIQFMDRLIRTSNQKVFLILDNLKVHHGKKAAAWLDKHRDKIELFFLPPYAPESNPDEYLNHALKLSVHSGDLPRTIYDIRHKTTSFMRTLQHSPDKVSAFFQHNQISYILVRG; encoded by the coding sequence GTGATTTACTGGGGAGACGAGACTGGAATCGACAACTGCTCGAACTGTGAGCGCGGGTTTGCACCCAAAGGACAGCCTCCTGTTCTGTCGGTGGAAACGAAAAGAGAGAGGCTGAATATGCTTTCCGCCCTGAGCAGGCAGGGGGACGTTCGCTTTATGATGTACGAGGATTCCATGAACCAGCAGCGCCTGATCCAATTTATGGACCGGTTGATTCGGACCTCCAACCAAAAGGTTTTCCTGATTTTGGACAACTTAAAGGTGCACCACGGGAAGAAAGCCGCAGCCTGGCTGGACAAGCATCGGGATAAAATCGAGCTGTTCTTTCTGCCGCCCTATGCTCCCGAGAGCAATCCGGACGAATATCTCAATCACGCGCTGAAACTTTCGGTCCATTCTGGCGACTTACCTCGGACCATATACGATATCCGCCATAAAACTACTTCCTTCATGCGAACATTACAACATTCTCCTGATAAGGTCTCCGCTTTCTTTCAACATAATCAGATTTCCTATATTCTTGTTCGGGGGTAA
- a CDS encoding alpha/beta hydrolase translates to MQKRTHKIYAPGEYNYSLSAGFTPFLVSYIHTDPAPHPALLVTPGGGYCFVAPSEAEPVALEFYNSGYNAFVLTYTVNPLCLEPLLLQPLNDLSRAVRYIRKNAAEFHIDPEKLAVCGFSAGGHLSASLCVHWQDVEDPSPKYAGISNRPNAALLSYPVITSGEHAHRGSFDALLGREPDPGMLHYMSLETQVTDKAPPCFLWQTAEDDAVPVENSYLFAGACKAARVPFAHHVFTSGQHGLALANDAWLRNDHGDTYTLAPITALRDKLKADSIEAAPADALDGFFAPPGEPDPEYQKKLRRDCEIARVWPELAKAWLSAQMDI, encoded by the coding sequence ATGCAAAAACGGACTCATAAAATCTATGCCCCCGGCGAGTACAATTATTCCCTCTCCGCCGGCTTTACCCCCTTCCTCGTCAGCTATATCCACACCGATCCCGCCCCGCACCCCGCCTTGCTGGTGACGCCCGGCGGCGGCTACTGCTTCGTGGCCCCCAGCGAGGCCGAGCCGGTGGCCCTGGAGTTCTATAATTCCGGCTATAACGCCTTCGTGCTCACCTATACCGTGAACCCCCTCTGCCTGGAGCCCCTTCTCCTGCAGCCCTTAAACGACCTGTCCAGGGCCGTGCGGTACATAAGAAAGAACGCCGCCGAGTTTCATATAGACCCTGAAAAGCTGGCCGTATGCGGGTTCTCTGCCGGCGGGCATCTCAGCGCCAGCCTGTGCGTCCACTGGCAGGACGTGGAGGATCCCTCTCCGAAGTATGCGGGCATTTCAAACCGCCCGAACGCCGCCCTACTCAGCTACCCGGTGATAACCTCCGGCGAGCACGCCCACCGGGGCTCCTTCGACGCGCTTTTGGGCCGTGAGCCCGACCCGGGTATGCTGCACTACATGAGCCTTGAGACCCAGGTGACGGACAAAGCTCCCCCCTGCTTCCTATGGCAGACCGCCGAGGACGACGCGGTGCCTGTGGAGAACAGCTATCTCTTTGCGGGGGCCTGCAAGGCGGCTAGGGTGCCCTTTGCCCACCACGTGTTCACCAGCGGCCAGCACGGCCTGGCCCTGGCAAATGACGCGTGGCTGAGAAACGACCACGGCGATACCTACACCCTGGCGCCCATAACCGCTCTGCGGGATAAGCTGAAAGCCGACAGCATAGAGGCTGCGCCCGCCGACGCGCTGGACGGCTTCTTCGCCCCGCCCGGGGAGCCCGACCCGGAGTATCAGAAAAAGCTCCGCCGGGACTGTGAAATCGCCCGGGTATGGCCGGAGCTTGCCAAGGCTTGGCTCTCCGCCCAGATGGATATTTGA
- a CDS encoding zeta toxin family protein, producing MKLYTIIGGVNGCGKSSLLGILQAVRNDLGHILEHPPVEKMNECLGKGLNFTQETTLAGARTERTIRQAKELGYTIRLYYIGLDSLEESLSRIENRVKKGGHNIPQRDVERRYAGRFEALVKVLPYCDEARFFDNGNGFMEVARYENGELLAISQSPPEWLKELMVFYKAKVPERNTLWDFYALSRDIKLFMDSFSPIRVFVCQSFLIMFLV from the coding sequence GTGAAACTATACACCATCATCGGCGGGGTAAACGGATGCGGAAAATCCAGTCTGCTCGGAATACTACAAGCAGTACGAAACGATTTAGGCCATATTTTAGAGCACCCGCCAGTCGAGAAAATGAACGAGTGCCTGGGGAAGGGCTTGAACTTCACCCAGGAGACCACCCTGGCCGGGGCCAGAACGGAGCGCACCATCCGGCAGGCAAAGGAGCTGGGCTATACCATCCGGCTGTACTATATCGGTCTGGATAGCCTTGAGGAGAGCCTTTCGCGCATTGAGAACCGCGTCAAAAAGGGCGGGCACAATATCCCCCAGCGGGACGTGGAGCGGCGGTATGCGGGGCGGTTTGAGGCCCTTGTAAAGGTGCTGCCCTACTGCGACGAGGCTAGGTTCTTTGACAATGGCAACGGCTTTATGGAGGTGGCCCGGTATGAGAATGGGGAGCTGCTGGCTATCTCTCAGAGCCCGCCGGAGTGGCTGAAAGAGTTAATGGTTTTTTATAAAGCAAAAGTCCCGGAGAGAAACACTCTCTGGGACTTTTACGCATTAAGTCGCGATATTAAACTTTTCATGGACAGCTTTTCTCCTATCCGTGTTTTTGTTTGTCAATCATTTTTGATAATGTTTTTAGTTTAG
- a CDS encoding winged helix-turn-helix domain-containing protein, giving the protein MEYIDLRKLKSGELKQIRRQVVRLKKMGKTGKEIEELTGVRQCRASEIWTAYKREGDKALEPKKHGFQKGTHLLLTPEEQAEIRETIVTRRPEEFGIPGSLWTLKKVCAYVWKRYRKKISDGSVSDYMRRWGLTCQRPVKRARKQNPSRI; this is encoded by the coding sequence ATGGAATACATAGATTTACGAAAACTGAAAAGTGGAGAACTCAAGCAGATACGCCGGCAGGTCGTACGCCTCAAAAAGATGGGGAAAACCGGGAAAGAAATAGAGGAATTAACCGGAGTACGGCAGTGTCGCGCCAGCGAAATATGGACGGCATATAAGCGAGAGGGAGACAAAGCGCTGGAACCGAAGAAACACGGATTCCAGAAGGGGACGCATCTGCTTCTGACACCGGAGGAGCAGGCGGAAATACGGGAAACGATTGTTACCCGCCGCCCAGAGGAATTCGGCATTCCTGGGAGTCTGTGGACGCTGAAGAAAGTGTGTGCATACGTCTGGAAAAGGTATCGGAAAAAGATCTCGGACGGCAGTGTGTCGGATTATATGCGGCGCTGGGGCTTGACGTGCCAGCGTCCGGTCAAGCGTGCCCGGAAACAGAATCCTTCCCGTATCTAA
- a CDS encoding plasmid mobilization protein, with protein MRMTEQDYKRLTRKAHKCGLTRSGYIRQLIHGYNPREAPPADYYGMTRELKEIGNNMNQIAFMANATGLVDKGKYYEEVIRLRDALRRIEQAVTGVKDAPVDFDEES; from the coding sequence ATGAGGATGACCGAGCAGGATTACAAGCGGCTTACCCGCAAAGCGCACAAGTGCGGGCTAACCAGGTCCGGCTACATCCGCCAACTCATCCACGGCTACAACCCCCGCGAGGCCCCGCCCGCTGATTACTATGGCATGACCCGCGAGCTAAAAGAAATAGGCAACAACATGAACCAGATTGCGTTCATGGCTAACGCCACCGGCCTTGTGGACAAGGGAAAATATTATGAGGAGGTAATACGCCTGCGGGACGCCCTGCGGAGAATTGAGCAGGCGGTTACTGGAGTGAAAGATGCTCCAGTTGACTTCGATGAAGAAAGTTAA
- a CDS encoding HNH endonuclease family protein — MNIDRIQVTIKELIDGYEEKGPDGIEGVVAYGGRLDVRPAYQREYIYPDKDRDEVIRSIKKQFPLNVMYWAKTADGRYELMDGQQRTISICHYAAASNEFDRQSYEQCFSVDNLYFFNLPEDQKERMLDYVLDIYVCDGTPSEVLDWFKIINIAGKVLSAQELRNTSYTGPWLADAKLHFSKPNCTAYRIAKDYMSGSPIRQEYLEKAIEWIAARDGLRSIEEYMALHQQDENANQIWLYFRRVIEWVEAIFPVRRREMKGLEWGLLYNQFMDAELDPDALERQIKELMMDDEVTSKKGVYTYILTGEEKHLSLRAFTEAQKRAAYERQGGICPDCQAAGKENAHYEFEEMEADHITPWSQGGKTVPENCKMRCRECNRRKSDI; from the coding sequence ATGAATATTGACCGCATCCAAGTGACAATCAAAGAACTGATTGACGGCTATGAAGAAAAGGGCCCTGATGGTATTGAGGGCGTTGTTGCCTATGGCGGCAGGCTGGACGTGCGCCCGGCTTACCAGCGCGAATACATATACCCTGACAAAGACCGGGATGAGGTTATCCGCTCTATAAAGAAACAGTTCCCCCTCAATGTGATGTACTGGGCAAAAACTGCTGATGGCCGTTATGAGTTGATGGACGGTCAGCAACGCACCATCTCCATTTGCCACTATGCGGCGGCCAGTAATGAGTTCGACCGTCAGAGTTATGAGCAATGCTTTTCGGTGGACAACCTGTATTTCTTTAATCTGCCAGAAGATCAGAAAGAGCGTATGTTGGACTATGTTTTGGACATTTACGTCTGTGATGGAACGCCCTCTGAGGTGCTGGACTGGTTCAAAATTATCAATATCGCGGGTAAGGTGCTTTCAGCGCAGGAATTAAGGAACACCTCCTATACCGGCCCTTGGCTTGCTGATGCGAAACTTCACTTTTCCAAGCCAAACTGTACCGCTTATCGTATTGCTAAGGACTATATGAGTGGTTCGCCTATCCGTCAGGAGTATCTGGAAAAAGCCATTGAGTGGATTGCCGCCAGGGATGGCCTGAGGTCTATTGAGGAATACATGGCATTACACCAGCAGGACGAGAATGCCAACCAGATTTGGCTTTACTTCCGCCGGGTGATTGAGTGGGTGGAGGCGATTTTCCCGGTTAGGCGCAGGGAGATGAAGGGCCTTGAGTGGGGACTGCTCTATAATCAGTTTATGGACGCAGAGTTAGACCCGGATGCGTTAGAACGGCAAATCAAAGAGCTGATGATGGATGATGAGGTCACAAGTAAGAAAGGTGTTTATACATACATCCTAACCGGCGAGGAAAAGCACCTGAGCCTGCGGGCGTTTACCGAGGCCCAGAAGCGCGCGGCATACGAACGGCAGGGCGGCATATGCCCGGATTGTCAGGCCGCGGGAAAAGAAAATGCACATTATGAGTTTGAAGAGATGGAAGCTGACCACATCACGCCTTGGAGCCAGGGCGGGAAAACAGTGCCTGAGAATTGTAAGATGAGGTGCAGGGAGTGTAATCGGAGGAAAAGTGATATATGA
- a CDS encoding recombinase family protein, which translates to MKPTAIYSRKSKFTGKGESTANQIDLCREYIALHSGKEAARTALIFEDEGFSGGNLNRPAFQQMLSAARNHEISSIVVYRLDRISRNISDFSTLIEELSRLNVAFISIREQFDTGSPMGRAMMYIASVFSQLERETIAERIRDNMHELAKTGRWLGGNTPTGYCSESVQTITVDGKSRKSCKLKLLPEEGELVRKIYSLYAQTDSLSKTEAELRRQNIKTKTGRDFTRFAVRNILQNPVYLLADQEAYQYFTENEAELCSSPADFDSTHGILAYNRTDQEKGRATVYLPVNEWIVTVGQHEGLIPGREWVKVQESLEQNRSKSYRKPRSNQALLTGLLFCSCGSRMYPKVSKRLNKEGQLVYSYVCKCKEHSQGSQCAQKNVSGNRLDAAVLEEIKGLTEDKAAFVEQLEKSKSFYSGDRTGYDERLAGLRKKCADVETKLTALVDSLAELDSTAAKNQVAKRIDELSGQQETLQTRITELEGLTAQNELSAEEFDILVQMLSSFRTTIDLLSVEEKRAAIRTVVQKVVWDGDAAHVVLFGAEGDVGYTTIPDLSQSSEDSK; encoded by the coding sequence ATGAAACCCACCGCCATCTACTCCCGCAAATCCAAATTCACCGGCAAAGGCGAAAGTACGGCCAACCAAATCGACCTTTGCCGGGAATACATCGCACTGCACTCCGGCAAAGAAGCCGCCCGCACCGCCCTCATCTTTGAGGACGAAGGCTTCTCCGGCGGCAACCTGAACCGCCCGGCCTTCCAGCAGATGCTGAGCGCCGCCCGGAACCATGAGATCAGCTCCATCGTGGTCTACCGCCTGGACCGCATCAGCCGCAACATCAGCGATTTCTCTACCCTCATCGAAGAACTGAGCCGCCTGAATGTGGCGTTCATCTCCATCCGGGAGCAGTTCGACACGGGCAGCCCCATGGGCCGGGCCATGATGTACATCGCCTCCGTGTTCTCCCAGCTGGAGCGGGAAACCATCGCCGAGCGCATCCGGGACAACATGCACGAGCTGGCCAAGACCGGCCGCTGGCTGGGGGGCAACACCCCCACCGGCTACTGTTCTGAGAGTGTACAAACTATCACCGTGGACGGCAAGAGCCGCAAGTCCTGCAAGCTGAAGCTCCTGCCGGAGGAGGGCGAGCTGGTCAGGAAGATTTACTCGCTCTATGCCCAGACTGACTCCCTCTCCAAAACCGAGGCCGAGCTTCGCCGCCAGAATATCAAGACCAAGACGGGCCGGGACTTCACCCGATTTGCTGTCAGGAATATCCTGCAAAACCCTGTCTATCTACTGGCCGACCAGGAAGCATACCAATATTTCACAGAAAACGAGGCCGAGCTGTGCTCCTCTCCCGCCGACTTTGACAGCACCCACGGTATTCTCGCCTACAACCGCACCGACCAGGAAAAGGGCCGGGCCACGGTCTACCTGCCGGTCAATGAGTGGATCGTCACCGTGGGCCAGCATGAGGGCCTGATACCAGGCCGGGAGTGGGTGAAGGTGCAGGAGAGCCTGGAGCAGAACCGCTCCAAATCCTACCGCAAGCCCCGGAGCAACCAGGCGCTGCTTACCGGCCTGCTGTTCTGCTCCTGCGGCAGCCGGATGTACCCAAAGGTCAGCAAGCGGCTGAACAAAGAGGGCCAGCTGGTATACAGCTACGTCTGCAAGTGCAAGGAGCACAGCCAGGGGAGTCAGTGCGCCCAGAAAAACGTCAGCGGCAACCGGCTGGACGCCGCTGTTCTTGAGGAGATAAAGGGGCTGACCGAGGACAAGGCGGCGTTTGTGGAGCAGCTTGAAAAGAGCAAGAGCTTTTATTCCGGCGATCGTACCGGCTATGACGAGCGGTTAGCCGGTCTACGCAAAAAGTGTGCGGACGTAGAAACCAAGCTCACCGCTCTGGTGGATTCTCTTGCGGAACTGGACAGTACCGCCGCCAAGAACCAGGTAGCCAAACGCATAGACGAGTTGAGCGGGCAGCAGGAGACCCTCCAAACCCGGATAACCGAGCTGGAGGGCCTGACCGCTCAAAATGAGTTGAGTGCCGAAGAATTTGACATACTCGTCCAAATGCTGTCCAGTTTCCGCACTACTATTGATCTGCTGTCTGTTGAGGAAAAGCGCGCCGCTATCCGTACAGTAGTGCAAAAGGTAGTCTGGGACGGGGACGCCGCCCATGTGGTGCTGTTCGGCGCAGAGGGGGACGTGGGCTATACCACTATCCCAGATTTGTCGCAGTCAAGTGAGGATAGCAAATGA
- a CDS encoding helix-turn-helix domain-containing protein has product MSDKYNDIFPTRLRQLIEEKPTTITAVARELGISRQAVSQYTMGIGQPNADKLLQIAEYFDVSCDWLVGRQGGAKSFDMDMAGVCKFLNMSEECVVFLRELGQFAADYPGTLDALFAAEKFHEVMRSLLKYRYSLEGQRDAERTQADRETKTKWINSVFIEHLVATTELENIIQAWETEIVGEKKSITEQIRETLKIEQSTD; this is encoded by the coding sequence TTGTCAGACAAATATAATGACATATTCCCTACTCGGCTCAGACAGCTAATTGAAGAAAAGCCCACTACCATCACAGCGGTTGCAAGAGAGCTGGGTATATCACGACAGGCAGTTAGCCAATACACCATGGGTATAGGGCAGCCGAACGCTGACAAGCTGTTGCAAATTGCCGAGTACTTCGATGTGTCCTGCGATTGGCTGGTGGGGCGGCAGGGCGGGGCTAAGAGCTTTGATATGGATATGGCGGGAGTGTGCAAGTTCCTGAACATGAGCGAGGAATGTGTGGTATTCCTACGAGAATTGGGACAGTTTGCGGCGGACTATCCTGGCACACTAGATGCCCTCTTTGCTGCTGAAAAGTTTCACGAAGTTATGAGAAGCTTGTTGAAATATCGATATAGCCTAGAAGGACAGCGGGATGCTGAGAGAACGCAGGCAGACCGGGAAACAAAGACCAAATGGATAAATTCTGTTTTCATTGAGCACCTTGTCGCCACAACCGAGCTGGAAAATATCATTCAGGCCTGGGAAACCGAAATAGTAGGGGAAAAGAAAAGTATCACCGAGCAAATCCGTGAAACTTTGAAAATAGAACAAAGTACAGACTGA